One genomic segment of Ignavibacteriota bacterium includes these proteins:
- the xth gene encoding exodeoxyribonuclease III, which yields MKTYKLISWNVNGIRAVAKKGFHDWLKSENPDILCIQETKAWEEQLDDSLTKIDGYNSYFSQAEKKGYSGTAVYTKEKPLNVQKGIGITEFDSEGRFVIAEFKDFVLYNIYYPNGKKDAIRLKYKMDFYSAFQNHALGLINKGKKLIICGDVNTAHKEIDLARPKENSKVSGFLPEEREWIDKFLADGFIDTLRMFNDKPEVYTWWDQVTRARERNVGWRIDYFFISENLKNNITNAFVLPEIMGSDHCPIGIEMKF from the coding sequence ATGAAAACTTATAAATTAATTTCATGGAATGTAAACGGAATCCGTGCCGTTGCGAAAAAAGGATTTCACGATTGGCTCAAATCTGAAAATCCCGATATTCTTTGCATCCAGGAAACAAAGGCGTGGGAAGAACAATTAGATGATTCACTTACAAAAATAGATGGTTACAATTCTTATTTTTCTCAAGCGGAAAAAAAGGGTTACAGCGGAACGGCGGTTTATACCAAGGAAAAACCTTTAAATGTGCAAAAAGGAATCGGGATTACTGAGTTTGACAGCGAAGGTAGATTTGTAATTGCAGAATTTAAAGATTTTGTTTTGTATAATATTTATTATCCAAACGGAAAGAAAGATGCAATTCGTTTAAAATATAAAATGGATTTTTATAGTGCTTTTCAAAATCATGCACTTGGTTTAATAAACAAAGGTAAGAAATTAATAATTTGCGGCGATGTAAATACCGCGCATAAAGAAATTGATTTGGCGAGACCGAAAGAAAATTCTAAAGTATCCGGATTTTTACCGGAAGAAAGAGAATGGATTGATAAATTTTTAGCAGATGGATTTATTGATACTTTGCGAATGTTTAATGATAAGCCGGAAGTTTATACTTGGTGGGATCAAGTTACTCGCGCACGAGAAAGAAATGTGGGCTGGAGAATTGATTATTTTTTCATAAGCGAAAATTTAAAAAATAATATTACCAATGCTTTTGTTCTACCGGAAATTATGGGTTCTGATCATTGTCCCATAGGAATTGAGATGAAATTTTAG
- a CDS encoding prolyl oligopeptidase family serine peptidase has translation MQKINFQNTTNLPSGYEEREHNEMRFGLFVPPNYNEGKKYPLILALHGKLDLTSWNLPWYNETIVSKDPCVVVTPKTSNPNLAWGNSNNENHTPEMLTVLEILNLLKKEFNLDENRFYVHGASMGGFGVFNLLAKEPKMFAAAIAICGGGSPSTANILKEIPLWIFHGNADPIISVEQSRKLYKAILLEGGIKVRYTEYSNIGHDSWVNAWNESTILYWFLSQRKNYSSRSPKPPENFRYEFIEKGKINLTWNSSKSKNIWYYKIFSNNKLIAEVDNNIQSIIVEYNSEILNYSIIAVNYFFKESEKIELNIYPTLFA, from the coding sequence ATGCAGAAAATAAACTTTCAAAATACAACAAATCTTCCAAGCGGATATGAAGAACGGGAACACAACGAAATGCGGTTTGGATTGTTCGTTCCGCCAAATTATAATGAGGGAAAAAAGTATCCACTTATATTAGCTTTGCATGGTAAACTGGATTTAACCTCATGGAATTTACCTTGGTACAATGAAACGATTGTTTCTAAAGATCCATGTGTTGTTGTTACACCAAAGACTTCAAATCCAAATCTGGCTTGGGGAAACAGCAATAATGAAAATCATACTCCGGAAATGTTAACCGTTTTAGAAATTCTAAATTTATTAAAGAAAGAATTTAATTTAGATGAAAATAGATTTTATGTTCACGGCGCATCTATGGGCGGATTTGGAGTTTTTAATTTGCTTGCGAAAGAACCAAAAATGTTTGCGGCAGCAATTGCTATTTGCGGCGGTGGTTCGCCATCTACGGCAAATATTTTAAAGGAAATTCCTTTGTGGATTTTTCACGGTAATGCTGATCCAATAATTTCCGTTGAGCAATCAAGAAAATTATATAAAGCAATTTTGCTCGAGGGTGGAATAAAAGTTAGATATACGGAATATTCAAACATTGGACACGATTCGTGGGTTAATGCTTGGAATGAATCGACAATTTTGTATTGGTTTCTTTCGCAAAGAAAAAATTATTCTTCACGTTCACCAAAACCTCCGGAAAATTTCAGATATGAATTTATTGAAAAAGGAAAAATAAACCTGACTTGGAATTCTTCTAAAAGTAAAAATATTTGGTATTATAAAATTTTTAGTAATAACAAGCTGATTGCCGAAGTTGACAACAATATTCAATCTATTATTGTTGAATACAACTCAGAAATTTTAAATTATTCAATAATTGCGGTAAATTATTTTTTCAAGGAATCTGAAAAAATTGAACTGAATATTTATCCTACTTTATTCGCATAA
- a CDS encoding alcohol dehydrogenase catalytic domain-containing protein, whose protein sequence is MKAVLLQDIRKFDVQEIPVPELINDDDVLVNIKMVGVCGSDIHYFTTGRIGSQIVKFPFITGHEAAGIVEKVGSKITKLKPGQRIAIDPAVSCGKCDQCLSGRENTCRKLVFMGAPKQKEGAMCNYVILKEHNCFPINDEMTFEQAVLSEPLAIGVYSVDQSNPKPNSNVAILGVGPIGISVFHALQTIHVGNVFVTDRIDYRLDFAKQLNPKYVGNPNKTNVVEEIKKIEPLEMDIVYECSGDPDAYKHAIELLKPGGLFVIVGIPEVDEIAFPIHELRRKEITILNIRRQSNSTQKALNYLSSGKINMDKLVTHHFKMEEINEAFELVSNYRDGVMKAMITIE, encoded by the coding sequence ATGAAAGCCGTTTTACTTCAAGATATTAGAAAATTTGATGTTCAAGAAATTCCCGTGCCGGAATTGATTAACGATGACGATGTTTTAGTAAACATTAAAATGGTTGGTGTTTGCGGTTCGGATATTCATTATTTCACAACCGGAAGAATAGGATCACAAATTGTAAAGTTTCCATTTATCACCGGACATGAAGCTGCCGGAATTGTTGAAAAGGTTGGGAGCAAAATTACAAAATTAAAACCGGGACAAAGAATTGCTATCGATCCAGCCGTGTCTTGCGGCAAATGCGATCAGTGTTTATCCGGAAGAGAAAATACTTGTAGAAAATTGGTTTTTATGGGCGCTCCAAAACAGAAAGAAGGAGCAATGTGCAATTACGTAATTTTAAAAGAGCATAATTGTTTTCCGATAAATGATGAAATGACTTTTGAACAAGCTGTGCTTTCCGAACCTTTGGCAATTGGAGTTTATTCCGTTGATCAATCTAATCCTAAACCAAATTCAAATGTTGCAATACTTGGCGTTGGACCAATTGGAATTTCTGTATTTCATGCACTTCAAACAATTCATGTTGGTAATGTTTTTGTTACAGATAGAATTGATTATCGTTTAGATTTTGCAAAACAATTAAATCCAAAGTATGTGGGAAACCCAAACAAAACAAATGTGGTGGAAGAAATAAAAAAAATTGAGCCTCTGGAAATGGATATTGTTTATGAATGCAGCGGCGATCCCGATGCTTATAAACATGCAATCGAATTACTAAAACCCGGCGGACTTTTTGTAATCGTGGGAATTCCGGAAGTTGATGAAATTGCGTTTCCTATTCACGAATTAAGAAGAAAGGAAATTACAATTTTAAATATTCGCCGACAATCAAACAGCACACAAAAAGCTTTAAATTATTTATCAAGCGGAAAAATAAATATGGATAAGCTGGTAACTCATCATTTTAAAATGGAAGAAATTAACGAAGCATTTGAGTTGGTTTCAAATTACAGAGATGGCGTAATGAAAGCTATGATTACTATTGAATAA
- a CDS encoding DUF2326 domain-containing protein gives MFIKSLTILSDNGIIREIFFRKGINLIVDESLDQITGNNVGKTTVLKLVDFCLGANQRNIYVDPESKRDEYTLVKEFLIQNEVIIKLLLTDNLDDNGANQILIERNFLSRSKIIRRINGDNFTEEEFERKLLYLIFPDHFAEKPTFRQIISHNIRYKDESISNTLKTLDKYTSDAEYETLYLFLFGCEFTKGNTKQEILLNLRQEENYRNRLENKQTKTAYEAALAIINDEITELYEKKAKLNLNENYEADLDRLNDLKYKINRTSSEISKLNIRKEIIRETENDLKLDKSIIDLDQLNMIYQQATSMLSSIQKTFEELVQYHNTMISEKVKFISRELPSLESNIKVKKEYLNSLLKEEFELSSVISKTDTFEELEYLIKELNDRFRNKGEYENIIQQLEEVEGNIKEYTKQLNEIDNELFSDNFEQSVKNQLNKFNKHFSSISTILYDEKYALKHDIITNRKNQRIYKFSAFNTNLSSGKKQGEISCFDIAYTLFADEENIPCLHFLLNDKKELMHDNQLVKIAELVNKNNIQFVASILKDKLPAELNNEEYFIVMLSQEDKLFRIE, from the coding sequence ATGTTCATAAAATCATTAACCATTCTTAGTGATAATGGAATCATCCGAGAAATATTTTTCAGAAAAGGAATCAATCTAATTGTTGATGAAAGCCTAGATCAAATAACCGGAAATAATGTTGGCAAGACAACAGTTTTAAAACTTGTTGACTTCTGTTTAGGGGCTAATCAAAGGAATATATACGTCGATCCTGAATCAAAGCGTGATGAATATACTTTGGTTAAGGAGTTTTTAATTCAAAACGAAGTTATAATTAAATTATTGTTGACAGATAATTTAGATGATAATGGTGCAAATCAAATATTAATTGAAAGAAACTTCTTATCTCGCTCAAAAATTATAAGAAGAATTAATGGTGATAATTTTACAGAGGAAGAATTTGAAAGAAAATTGTTATATCTTATTTTTCCAGATCATTTTGCTGAAAAACCAACGTTTAGACAAATCATTTCACACAACATTCGATACAAAGACGAAAGTATTAGCAATACATTAAAAACCCTTGATAAATATACATCAGATGCAGAATATGAGACATTGTATTTGTTCCTATTTGGTTGTGAATTTACAAAAGGAAATACCAAGCAAGAAATATTATTAAATCTACGTCAAGAAGAAAATTATAGAAATAGACTAGAAAATAAACAGACCAAAACTGCCTATGAAGCCGCTTTAGCAATTATTAATGATGAAATTACTGAACTCTATGAAAAAAAAGCCAAATTGAATTTAAATGAAAATTACGAGGCAGATTTAGATAGATTAAACGATTTAAAATATAAAATAAATCGAACGAGTTCAGAAATAAGCAAGCTTAATATCCGGAAAGAAATTATTAGAGAAACTGAAAATGATCTAAAATTAGACAAATCAATTATTGACTTGGATCAACTTAATATGATATACCAACAAGCTACTTCTATGCTAAGTAGTATTCAAAAAACATTTGAGGAATTGGTTCAATATCATAATACAATGATATCTGAGAAGGTAAAATTTATATCAAGAGAGCTACCAAGTTTAGAAAGTAACATTAAAGTCAAAAAGGAATATCTAAACTCATTATTAAAGGAGGAATTTGAGTTATCATCAGTCATATCAAAAACCGATACATTTGAAGAGTTAGAATATTTAATTAAAGAATTGAATGACAGATTTAGAAATAAGGGTGAGTACGAGAATATTATTCAACAATTAGAAGAAGTTGAGGGTAATATAAAAGAATATACCAAACAGCTGAATGAAATTGATAATGAGTTGTTTTCAGATAACTTTGAACAGTCTGTAAAGAATCAACTTAATAAGTTTAACAAACATTTTTCTTCTATATCAACAATATTATACGATGAAAAATATGCACTGAAACATGATATTATTACAAATAGAAAAAATCAACGCATCTACAAATTCAGTGCATTTAATACCAATCTCAGTTCCGGTAAAAAACAAGGTGAAATATCTTGTTTCGACATAGCATATACATTATTCGCAGACGAGGAAAATATTCCCTGTTTACATTTTCTTTTAAATGACAAAAAGGAACTCATGCACGATAACCAATTGGTGAAAATCGCTGAACTTGTGAACAAGAATAATATACAGTTTGTAGCTTCAATTTTGAAAGATAAACTTCCTGCAGAACTAAACAACGAAGAGTATTTTATCGTTATGCTTTCTCAAGAAGATAAATTATTCAGAATTGAATGA